Genomic window (Salvelinus alpinus chromosome 26, SLU_Salpinus.1, whole genome shotgun sequence):
cctacagataaccattaaacTCTGGTCTAGCCCCTCGGCTATGGCACCCCTCAGGTCTCGAAATGTTATTAATCATTAGTTATAATAGTGGTTCAGCAATCCAAACCCATCACTATGCaatattgataaatgaggcccctggtgtTTACAGGAAAAAGTCATGTTTGTCTCAATTAAAGGATCTAGAGATTTtaaaccaaccccccccccccacaacaattgcattttgaaatgtgaTTTTGTTTAGGTCATAAAGCAAATGGGCCTATTATCTTtagtgtttcccctaggatttaAAAAAATCAAAGGTAGGGGTGGGGTGTTTTTTTTGCTGGGTgggttttaaattttttatatagAATGACTGTGTCACTTCTGGTGACCTTTTAAAAATACATTCTACTCCAATGTGTAACGcttgtcgtctggaggagaagaagaggaccaaggtgcagcgtggtaagtgttcatattcttTAATTCAAATACGTAACActaaaccaaaacaacaaacacgacaaacagtccaggggcctgttgcacaaaactaggataagggattaagccaggatatcttggtgatcctggctcaattgatccgtaatccggttgcactaaagatggatagggggcaggaggatatgttatggtataaattaccatggagatttattctgtggagctagcctgctccagaccaggctaaattccaggatctatttaatctcatccctaatgtcagtcagcagtcaccacaaatggaaaccaatagttatttcactgctcactatacattgttatcacatataactagacccactgtcattatttaaacgtttgtgatcattaatttcaatgattttggataaaaaaataatttttagatgatgttgctatcattagataatttacagtttcccatagactataaggctatatataaaatgatagaatattagggccacagaggggaaaaaaacacaagtaataatattgtaaccagttgttttagaggacagttgttaaaatgacagatgtggggcatttcgtgaaattgtacttcagtatggtttcataaacaaagacatgctgatgtgccagaatattaagtatcacattgtcataagtatcaaaactgtaaaaacaatatgtagcttttctgcagaaagaaccagcctcataaatttatgactttatcctttttcttcagtgtggccctagtactctgtcatataaacaaatacacattccatatgaatataaaaacacaatgtgtaacattatgttcctttattgaataaggacaaaacaaagcaggtaaaccatcagctcctttcgaaactgaagtcacagtgactctacaagatggaaagcacagaatccaagcatattatacaaaatgatacatacacattcaaaggtctgtatataacacaccctgcatgtctgcacactaaaataaatgcaggacaaatccatacacatcaactgaacagacaaatgaatggatgcagtagcctccctgcagccttgtattacacacagtataccgcacaaacatcataagaggccaaattcgtaaAAAAAcaaacccaaaaaaacccaaattcctctgccaccgcaggacatatttaaccaaaattgaaagcacacatactaactaaaataattcaacacatattggtccctcagcagccgaccactgtcgtcatcagggaagattgccggattgtcccagtccatggctggtggcactctgggggccctctccttcatcaggcaggccacattgtggaggacagcacaagccacagtaatatcacatgccctaacagggctgacccttaatttgtgaaggcagtgaaagcgtgccttcaggaggccaaaggtcatttcaactctggccctggtcctggcatgggcatggttgtaggcctgctgtgcttcctgggggtctgtgaaaggtgtcaggagaaaaggctggcagccataccccctgtctcccagcaacacaccagagaattcacctgtcaacacaaaatctcatcattactacctcataaacacagtgatattcttgacacagccatgatggttataaataggggttgtgtggcttaccttgtgataggcactgatagatttcagaggcccgaaagattctggagtcatggactgagccaggccattttgccacaacattgctgatcacacagtcagcattgcagaccatctgaaatcataagatgaggaatattacaccaatcaatgcacatcactggcaatgcagagtgttcgtcaatggacaatatcaaaaagttatgttcacctgaacattaatgctgtgaaaggatttcctattcacaaaatcagcctcatgggcacctgagggggcttttatccttatgtgtgtgcagtccactgcaccaatgacattggggaaacctgtcacacaaagtaatgagtatcctactatgtgttaacagttgtcctgtaatttgtagatcctcttacctgcaatcctatagaactcctctttgatgtcacagagtcttctgtggccagggaaggagatgaagacatctgctaatgctttgatagccagacacacactccttattgtgcggcaaattgtggccttgttcagctgttctgcatcccccactgagtacaggaaggctccactagcaaaaaagcgcaaggccacacaaaccatttgctccacactcagtgcatggctccgtgcagtgcggtgcttaatcctgggacccagtagtctgcatagatacctgatgccatctgcagaaaacctgtatctttcatatagatggtcatcagggaaggccagtgggtccaaccggtccctgaagaccctttctcgcctgaaggctctcctcagcacaagtgcttcttcatccaccacatctcgcacgaatgggcatgccattgtcagagcagaaaggaacacacacttttgggccttcatataggctagtggccacacctggtgctgggggggtgggcaaaagagggcgatgccttataacgatgacttggttgtactgattgctgggaaaataaaaaaaaccttagaaagatgccaccgtcctgtgtgctcacaataagagctcatatgtcatggctcacttgactttacgagaatatacctaatttttattttgagctgtgtcatcttcttggagctgggggaggaaagaaaaataatgattaatacatttgtgttacagttagcatacagtgtacattgaaggcatatctcacctccctctcaagtttttttatttcaaggtccagtttcctaattgtcctcttttttatttcggactccagtgcaagattttccatctttttcttcttgtactgaatgtctatgtctgccagttctatttggcgccggaggtggttgccatacaactttctgatagcttgtgagctctgtgaacacaatacaattagcgcagctggaatttggcaggatgtggtgtccttttattaatacgcactatgttgccaggctggttttcccactgtatagcatctgggtcctgtaaaagaaattagattttttgattttgatgaggactcctcaccattgtagagtaaatagtactttcacagtcttaacatgatacctcatgccttctggaatccagagagatggtctcctcctcatcatcgtctccatcatgtgctgttgctgctgcactggggccttcaccctatcacatttaatcggattcatattgaagctagtagacaagacatgccaggcctacagtatgcctttgatggagtactcactggatcagcatcgtctggtgcttgtgctggtggctctaacaggaacacagtgctgccagacactaggtaaaccaaagtcagacagtccaaattgattcaatatgaatgtggttgtatcccatgtagagatggaaggacataccttgaatgaagcgggtggcatcttgggaggaacctatgctcgtctctttccccccagggatcccctctaagacgggcctgcctttatttagctccaaggccatgtcctctgctggggtaaggtcagcctttggtgacccaccacccgtgccttgtctgtgggtattctttttcactgctaaaacagtacagacaatgtgtgagcaggcaccttctgggtacaatatatgcttgtgctttgttaaatattagtcagggaccataccattctgcagaatgttcttgtatttgattttgacctgctgccatgtccgttttggcccgttcatgtttaatctacacacacacacacacacacacacacacacacacacacacacacacacacacacacacacacacacacacacacacacacacacacacacacacacacacacttaatggagtcacactgcaaaaaattacttggtatttttgtcttgttttcagtaaaaatatcaaaaaaattatcatagctttatacagtgtgatggagttactttacacaatttcactcatatctgcagtgcatttcaattaaaaatttaaccgtttcataattacagtacaactgcatttttggagatgtgaattaaatatttgaattgtaattgtgatgtttcagcggagcggtgactgtgtaattgtgcactacttacgcattcaggcggtctgcaatactttgccacgctttttctctttgctttatcactgtggcggtgttgcctttcttcttaattatatattttacctcctcgtatgcctccatgaggatttgtgcttccgactgggaaaagtacgcggctctagttgccatggtaaatcagttaatctgtgatctgtggcggggtctatttgagtgagccgtgagcgcgcacctatccaggattggtttcacctggcttaatgaatccgtgtctgctcatcctggcttggtctttgtgcaaccaattaagcctggacgcacatgttttggcttcattgagctcagctgagtcatttatcccggatgtcttaattctacttttgtgcaacaggcccctgaaaggagaaacaaacactaaaccggaaacaaccacccacaaacacaggtgggaacaggctacctaaatatgattctcaatcagagacaatgaatgacagctgcctctgattgagaaccctatcaggccagacatagaaatacaacacaaggacaacatagaacaccagtcatagaatgcccatccaaactcacgccctgaccaaccaaaacagagacataaaaaggatctctaaggtcaggacgtgacacaatGCATGAAAGTAAAATTATGTTGACATCATCTGAAATTTAACTGATGCGTGCCACTGCAGTGTAGGGAGACGGTGGCTGTACGCTCATGGCCCTCATTCGTGCCACTGCTCGGTCTGTTTGCTACAACTATACATTGTAACATGCCATTTTCAATATCGTCCTATCCATATGAGCTACAGATCTACAAACAAGTACGGTGGGTTCCTTTACCTCTATCCAAAGGTATTCTACAAATATGTATCTTATTACAGCTGTGGTCATTTGTTCACGTACACGTACAGATACAATTTTCAATAGTTTCTTATCCAAATTACATATACCTCTAACCACTTGATTTTAGGCCACCTCCCTCCTCCATAGTACACCAATTACAATTTACATTTTTTCATTGTACTGATCTAATATGAATATTTCCAGTTATGGGTCTTCTTTTCATCACCTCACTGTCCATATGAGCTACAGATCTACAAACAAGTGTGGTAGGTTCCTTTACCTCTCTTATGAAAGATACAGCTAATTTTCTCGAAATTCCTCCCCTTTGATTCTCTATAAATATTTGTCCTATTACTGTCACGTAGAGATCATTTTCTGTAGCTATATCCAGATGGATTTGACATCAAACACTGAAAACTTTCCAATATTGTACAGATTTAACACATTCCCTACTTAGGTCTTTTTATTCTAACATTGGTTTTACAGCTTTACGCTCTTGTGCAGTTGTTATTCTTTTCGATTCTGTATTTTGCTACTAGGTGGAGCCATTGACCACTGTACCTCTTACCCTGTGGATGTACCGACAGCTGAATAGTTTCTTTGCAAATGTTCTTCCCTATGACCTATGTATCTGTCAATTCCATCTGTGTCATTGTTTTGATGAAGGCCATCCGAAACAATTTTTTATTAGTTGTTtaaataaaatagattttttttaatggcTATTTTTAGTGGCTAAAAAGTCATGAGCTATAATTACTTGTTAGGGGAATGATTACATGAACATTGTGGTAGAGTGTCCAAATTGGGAATTTAGGCCTCTCTTTACGAGAAGTTAAAGCTATTCAATAATCATAGTCAAGACACCGTTTAATGCCCCTTCCGAAAGACTGCATCCTCCACAGGGCAATGTCATAGGCACAATACCCAAtgaaaattaaaaatatatatttaacctttatttagctagacAAGTCagctaattcttatttacaatgaccgcctaccccagccaaacctggacgacgatgtgccaattgtgccccgccatatgggactcccaatcatggtcggatgtgattcagcctggattcaaaccagggactgtggtgttgcctcttgcactgagatgcagtgccttagaccgctgcgccactcaaccCCTTGCACGTGAAGATTGGTATAAGTAGTATGGTGAAACTTACGCCTAATCCTATGAGAGGGCAAATTGGAGCTATTGCCATATTGCTTACAACTGTCATATCCActtagatctccacaagtgcataggGATCGATTTGGGATTGGGTCATACACCACTTACAGGACCATCTGGTGTGTAATGCCACATTTCTAACCAGATAGGATAGGCCACCCAGTTCCCTTCATGCAGAGGCAAGCCAGTATTTGGGGTGAAGGGATTTAATGTTGCAGTGGTAAAAAAGTTACCTTAAATTAAGTGTTAAAGTTTTCACATTTGGAAAGAAGTGGAAGGCGCTCAACCAATGTGAGTAGAGGTGCAAATAATTTGATTGTCCTTGAAGAGGAAAGgcgcaaaaaaaaaaatatttaaagatCTATTAAGGGTGTTTTCACACTTGGTCCCTTTCAGGCAATTTTTGTGAACTCATTGCAGTTCGCTTCAATTTTCGTGCAGTGTGAACACTCCAAAGGAACTCTGACCCCTCCAAAGAGCCCCCGAAGCGAACCGAACTGAGAACCATATCGAGAAGTGGTCTGAGTTTCGGTTTCCTTTTCTAGGGCAATGTGAAGACAAAGCTCCCCAGGTTCGTTTGTCATTATTCCCGCACCACACACTAGACCAGTGGTGTCAAACTCATGCTACGGAGGGCCGAGcgtctgcaggtttttgttttttcctttcaattaagaccttgaCAACCAGATGAGGGGAGTTACTAACATTAATTAGTCAACCAAGTACAGGGGTGGAGCAAAAacctcggccctccgtggaatgagtttgacacgtgcacTAGACCACTGAAACACCGTTTCACCTGTCGTACACCCTCACTCACATTGGTGCCACAAAAGAGAGAAGATGATCTGCAGGTTCACGGAAAAAACGTATGCTGCTTTTGGATATTGATTAGTGATGGTCAAGGATGCACAGAAATGCCAAAATATGGAGTTTTTAGTTCAGAtaggaggcgactccgggatgctggccttcttggcagagttgcaaagaaaaagacatatctcagactggccaatacaaataaaagattaagatgggcaaaagaacacagacactggacagaggaactctgcctagaaggccagcatcccggagtcgccgcttcactgttgacattgagactggtattttgcgggtactatttaataaagctgccagttgatgacttgtgaggtatctgtttctcaaactagacacactaatgtacttgtccttttgctcagttgtgcactggggcctcccactcctctttctattctggttagagccagtttgagctgttctgtgaagtagtacacagcgttatacgagatcttcagtttcttggcaatttctcgcattgaatagccttcatttctcagaacaagaacagactgatgagtttcagaagaaaattctttgtttctggccattttgagcctgtaatcgaacccacaaatgctgatgctccatatactcaactagtctaaaggaggccagttttattgaagctagggggcagaatatatatgtttggaaaaataacgttcccaagtttaaacagactatttctcaggctcagatattagaatatgcatataattgacagattaggatagaaaacactctaaagtttccaaaactgtcaaaatattgtctgtgagtataacagaactgattttgcaggcgaaaacctgaggaactccaacccggaagtgcatttattttattttatccctgttccattgcttgcccctcctccatttaaaggggtatcaaccagattccttttccaatagcttcctcaggctgtgaccaggctttagacatagtttcaagcttttattttgaaaaattagcgagatttatcaaaacgcgtcaggtgtcctttgattagttcctgcgcaggagagatgtggctcgacattttctttctctgtagtattgaacagtttaccgtccggttgaaatatgatcgattatgtatgttaaaaacaacctgaggattgattataaaaaacctttgacatgtttctacgaacattacggatactttttggaattttcgtctgcccttcagaaCCGGAACGAgcttgtggttttctgaacataacgcgcaaaccaaatggcggtttttggttataaaactaatctttattgaacaaaaataacatttattgtgtaactgggagtctcgtgagtgcaaacatccgaagattatcaaaggtaagcgattaattttattgcttttctgactttcgtgaccaagctaatttaaggctagctgttctagcagtgattgatacactcacaaatgcttggattgctttcgctgtaaagcgtattttcaaaatctgacacgataggtggattaacaacaagctaagctgtgttttggtatatttcacttgtgattccatgattataaatagtttgtattatttttgaatttggtgcgctgccaattcagcggttgtttacaaaaatgatcccgtaaaagggatccgtgcggcaagaagtttTTAATCAGCatgacagttttcagctgtgctaacataagtgcaaaagggttttctaatgataaattagccttttaaaatgataaacttggattagctaacaaaacgtgccattggaacacaggagtgatggttgctgataatgggcctcagtacgcctatgtagatattccattaaaaaaatgtttacatttacaacattaacaatgtctacactgtatttctgatacattttgtgttattttaattgacaaaaaattagcttttctttcaaaaacaagaacatttctaagtgaccccaaacttttgaacggtagtgtgatatatatttaccccccaaaataaataaatatatactcaaaaatatatgggggattggaaatgatacagacaattacattgatggaagctacaatctatccgcAATATTAAAGGTGATCCAACCCCTAAAAAAAatgagtgaccccaaacttttgaacggtagtgtaggtcaTGGGGTTAAGGGAAGACAATAGAGCCATAGTGTCATAAAACCTAGCCGGCAAACAGGAAATGGtttcaatcgtttttccaccattcatttttcccatagggaattttagaaacacttaaagtacactacattaccaaaagtatgtggacacctgctcttcgaaCTTCTCATTCCAAACTCATGGGCATCAATATTGAGTTGGTCCTctctttgctgctttaacagcctccacaaACCAtatctgtatggatctcgctttgtgcacggggccttgtcatgctgaaacaggaaagggccatccccaaactgttgccacaagttggaagcacagaattgtataGAATGTTATTGCATGCtatagctttaagatttcccctcactggaactaaggggcctagcccaaaccattaaaaacagccacattcctcctccaccaaactttacagatggcactatgcattggggcaagtagcgtcctcctggcatcctccaaacccagattagtctgtcggacagccagatggtgaagcattatTCATCACTagagagaatgcgtttccactgctccagagtccaatggcagtgagctttacagcactccagcattgtgcatggtgatcttaggcttgtggaAACCCATTTGCTGACGCTCCCGACAAACATTTATTGTaatgacattgcttccagaggcagtttggatctcggtagtgagtgttgcaaccgaggatggATGATACGCGCTACATGCTTCAGcagtcggcggtcccgttctgtgagcttgtgtggcctaccacttcgtggctgagctgttgttgcttctagacgtttccacttcacaataacagcacttacatttgaccggtgcagcaatttgacaaactgacttgatgatggcatcctatgacggttccacgttgaaagtcactgagctcttcagcaaaGCTATTCCACTAccgatgtttgtctatggagattgcatggctgtttgctcaattttatacacctgtcagcaacgggtggggctgaaatagccgaatccactaatttgaaggggtgtccacatacttttgtgcatATATAGtgtaagggctgtgtttcgtgtaggcttaccctgcgGTAACGTTTTGATaacttgtccgagagagatttacaagttaacttttatcaatatattcgacTCTATAACTCTCAGATTCAAAATAGACATCATGAGAGACTActaatccctgcaagctcctgcaggtcatctctagctgacacctttgctaacaggtattgtgtcaatttaaaacttgtacaagacagttcacagaatttttGATCTAAAGATAttttgccaatttattcattCATTCTTATCTTTTCCTCAAGTCGGCAGTCTCgttcagatcatcatggcatttgtagttctttatgatagccacattagcagctaattagcgttTCATTTTGGGGGGAAAATACAGGcgagtcaccttgtcctagagagatttacacggttatcaaaatgtcacgccaggTTAAGCCTACACATAGCACATATATACACTatagtgtttctaaaatcccctataggaaaaatgtatggtgggaaagcgattggaaccatttccttgtttgaatgctaggttttatggatattatgactcatactgtggtgctctattcatacctgaaccaggttttcctctaggattttgcctgtgcttagctccattcagttaATTATTTTAATCTGAAAAACtctccttaacgattacaagcatacccataacattatgcagccaccactatgcttgaaaatatggagagtggtactaacAATGTAATgtcataatgtgttgtattggatttgccccaaacttaACACTTTgtaaaagtgaattgctttgccccATTTTTTGCGgtattacttcagtgccttgttgcaaacaggatgcatgtttggaatattttttattctgtacaggcttccttcttttcaatctgtcatttaggttagtattgtggagtaactacaatgttgatccatcctcaggttctcctatcacagccattaaaccctgtaacagttttaaagtcaccattggcctcatggtgaaatccctaagcggtttcctttctctccggcaactgagataggaaggacgcctgtatctttttagtgactgggtatacaccatccaaagtgtaatgaattatttcaccatgctcaaagggatattcaatgtctgcttttacatttttacccatctaccaataggtggccTTTTTTTGAGAGGGATTGGAAactctccctggtctttgtggttgcatctgtgtttgaaattcactgctcgactgagggaccctACAGCtttttgtatgtgtggggtacagagatgaggaagtcattgaaaaatcatgttaaacactattattgcacacagagtgagtataCATAACTtgagacttgttaagcacatttttactcctaaacgtatttagtcttgccataacaaaagggttgaatacttattgactcaagacatttcagattttcatttttaattacatttgtaaaaattATGTCTAGGCAGGTGAcacaatcaattttaaattcaggcagtaacacaacaaaatgtggagaaagtcaaggggtgtgaatactttctgaaggcactgtatatgtcatTTGGATAACAAACTATTGAAAATTAGATATGTACGTGACAAAAAGGGGGAAGAATTGGAAAAAATAAATGGTGTACCTTTCACAAGAGAGGTAAAGGGAGATGTCAATATGCACGCCCCCGTGCTATGATGTTGTAGTCAGAAATCTTGCGCTCACCAATGTGCCAAAGGAAACTTTGATAATGAATCAAGTTGACTTTTATTGGTAAGGTTATCAATAGGGCTCAAGTTGTGGAAAGCAAAAATGCCAGGTTGATGGTTATTgtggagacagcaagagagataTTGGGGCTAAAAAGAG
Coding sequences:
- the LOC139554439 gene encoding putative nuclease HARBI1 isoform X1 encodes the protein MKAQKCVFLSALTMACPFVRDVVDEEALVLRRAFRRERVFRDRLDPLAFPDDHLYERYRFSADGIRYLCRLLGPRIKHRTARSHALSVEQMVCVALRFFASGAFLYSVGDAEQLNKATICRTIRSVCLAIKALADVFISFPGHRRLCDIKEEFYRIAGFPNVIGAVDCTHIRIKAPSGAHEADFVNRKSFHSINVQMVCNADCVISNVVAKWPGSVHDSRIFRASEIYQCLSQGEFSGVLLGDRGYGCQPFLLTPFTDPQEAQQAYNHAHARTRARVEMTFGLLKARFHCLHKLRVSPVRACDITVACAVLHNVACLMKERAPRVPPAMDWDNPAIFPDDDSGRLLRDQYVLNYFS
- the LOC139554439 gene encoding myb/SANT-like DNA-binding domain-containing protein 4 isoform X2 → MATRAAYFSQSEAQILMEAYEEVKYIIKKKGNTATVIKQREKAWQSIADRLNALNMNGPKRTWQQVKIKYKNILQNAVKKNTHRQGTGGGSPKADLTPAEDMALELNKGRPVLEGIPGGKETSIGSSQDATRFIQVSGSTVFLLEPPAQAPDDADPGEGPSAAATAHDGDDDEEETISLDSRRHEDPDAIQWENQPGNISSQAIRKLYGNHLRRQIELADIDIQYKKKKMENLALESEIKKRTIRKLDLEIKKLERELQEDDTAQNKN